One part of the Theropithecus gelada isolate Dixy chromosome 5, Tgel_1.0, whole genome shotgun sequence genome encodes these proteins:
- the NOP14 gene encoding nucleolar protein 14 isoform X2, with protein MGKAKKVGARRKTSGAPAGARGGPAKANSNPFEVKVNRQKFQILGRKTRHDVGLPGVSRARALRKRTQTLLKEYKERDKSNVFRDKRFGEYNSSMSPEEKMMKRFALEQQRHHEKKSIYNLNEDEELTHYGQSLADIEKHNDIVDSDSDAEDRGALSAELTAAHFGGGGGLLHKKTQQEDEEQGKAKSRKELIEELIAKSKQEKRERQAQREDALELTEKLDQDWKEIQTLLSHKTPKSENRDKKEKPKPDAYDMMVRELGFEMKAQPSNRMKTEAELAKEEQERLKKLEAERLRRMLGKDEDENVKKPKHISADDLNDGFVLDKDDRRLLSYKDGKMNVEEDGQEEQSKEASDPESNEEEGDSSGREDTEESDSPDSHSDLESNVESEEENEKPAKEQRQTPGRGPTSGKGRAGKAAGDELPYTFAAPESYEELRSLLLGRSMEEQLLVVERIQKCNHPSLAEGNKAKLEKLFGFLLEYVGDLATDDPPDLRVIDKLVVHLYNLCQMFPESASDAVKFVLRDAMHEMEEMIETKGRATLPGLDVLIYLKITRLLFPTSDFWHPVVTPALVCLSQLLTKCPVLSLQDVVKGLFVCCLFLEYVALSQRFIPELINFLLGILYIATPNKASQGSTLVHPFRALGKNSELLVVSDREDVATWQQSSLSLRWASGLRAPTSTEANHIRLSCLAVGLALLKRCVLMYGSLPSFHAIMGPLRALLTDHLADCSHPQELQELCQSTLTEMESQKQLCRPLTCEKSKPVPLKLFTPRLVSNSQPQVIHPPWPPKIL; from the exons ATGGGAAAGGCCAAGAAGGTCGGGGCGCGAAGGAAGACCTCTGGGGCGCCGGCGGGAGCGCGAGGGGGCCCGGCGAAGGCCAACTCCAATCCATTCGAGGTGAAAGTCAACAGGCAGAAGTTCCAGATCCTGGGCCGGAAGACGCGCCACGACGTGGGGCTGCCCGGGGTGTCTCGCGCGCGGGCCCTCAGGAAG CGTACACAGACTCTACTAAAGGAGTACAAAGAAAGGGATAAGTCCAATGTCTTCAGAGATAAACGCTTCGGAGAATACAACAGCAGCATGAGCCCCGAGGAGAAGATGATGAAGAGGTTTGCTCTGGAACAGCAG cGACATCATGAGAAAAAAAGCATCTACAATCTAAATGAAGATGAAGAATTGACTCATTATGGCCAGTCTTTGGCAGACATCGAGAAGCATAATGACATTGTGGACAGTGACAGTGATGCTGAGGATCGAGGAGCGTTGTCTG CTGAGCTGACCGCTGCCCACTTCGGAGGCGGCGGCGGGCTCCTGCACAAGAAGACTCAACAGGAAGACGAGGAGCAGGGGAAAGCCAAGTCCCGGAAGGAGCTGATTGAAGAGCTCATTGCCAAGTCTAAACAAGAGAAG AGGGAGAGACAAGCTCAACGAGAAGATGCCCTCGAGCTCACAGAGAAGCTAGACCAAGACTGGAAAGAAATTCAGACTCTCCTGTCCCACAAAACTCCCAAGTCAGAGAAcagagataaaaaggagaaacCCAAG CCCGATGCATATGACATGATGGTTCGTGAACTTGGCTTTGAAATGAAGGCACAGCCCTCTAACCGGATGAAGACGGAGGCGGAATTGGCAAAGGAAGAGCAGGAGCGCCTCAAGAAGCTGGAG GCTGAGAGGCTTCGAAGAATGCTTGGAAAGGATGAGGATGAAAATGTGAAGAAACCAAAACATATATCAGCAGATGATCTGAATGATGGCTTCGTGCTAGATAAAGATGACAGGCGTTTGCTTTCCTACAAA GATGGAAAGATGAATGTCGAGGAAGATGGCCAGGAAGAGcaaagcaaggaagccagtgacCCTGAGAGCAACGAGGAAGAAGGTGACAGTTCAGGCAGGGAGGACACAGAGGAGAGTGATAGTCCAGATAGCCACTCGGACCTGGAATCCAACGTAGAGAGCGAGGAAGAAAACGAGAAACCAGCAAAAGAGCAGCGGCAGACTCCTGGGAGAGGGCCGACGAGCGGCAAGGGAAGAGCTGGAAAAGCTGCCGGAGACGAGCTGCCCTACACGTTCGCAG cCCCTGAATCCTATGAGGAACTGAGATCTCTATTGTTAGGAAGATCGATGGAAGAGCAGCTTTTGGTGGTGGAGAGAATTCAGAAGTGCAACCACCCGAGTCTCGCAGaaggaaacaaagcaaaattagAA AAACTGTTTGGCTTTCTTTTGGAGTACGTTGGCGATTTAGCTACAGATGACCCACCAGACCTCAGAGTAATTGATAAATTGGTTGT GCACTTATATAATCTTTGCCAGATGTTTCCTGAATCTGCAAGTGACGCTGTCAAATTTGTTCTCCGAGATGCCATGCATGAGATGGAAGAAATGATTGAGACCAAAGGCCGGGCAACATTGCCAGGGTTGGACGTG ctcatttatttgaaaatcactagGTTGCTGTTTCCAACTTCCGACTTCTGGCACCCGGTGGTGACTCCTGCCCTCGTGTGCCTGAGTCAGCTGCTCACCAAG TGCCCTGTCCTGTCCCTCCAGGACGTGGTGAAGGGCCTGTTCGTGTGCTGCCTGTTCCTGGAGTATGTGGCTTTGTCCCAGAGGTTTATACCTGAgcttattaattttcttcttgggATTCTTTACATAGCAACTCCAAACAAAGCAAGCCAAG GTTCCACTCTGGTGCACCCTTTCAGAGCACTTGGGAAGAACTCGGAACTGCTTGTGGTGTCTGATAGAGAGGATGTGGCCACGTGGCAGCAGAGCAGCCTCTCCCTCCGCTGGGCGAGTGGACTGAGGGCCCCGACTTCAACAGAGGCCAATCACATCCG GCTGTCCTGCCTGGCTGTGGGCCTGGCCCTGCTGAAGCGCTGTGTGCTCATGTACGGGTCCCTGCCATCCTTCCACGCCATCATGGGGCCTCTCCGAGCCCTCCTCACAGATCACCTGGCGGACTGCAGCCACCCCCAAGAGCTCCAG GAGCTGTGTCAGAGCACACTGACCGAAATGGAAAGCCAGAAGCAGCTCTGCCGGCCGCTGACCTGTGAGAAGAGCAAGCCTGTCCCACTGAAGCTGTTCACGCCCCG gctggtctcaaactcccaacctcaagtgatccacccaccttggccccccaaaatcctgtga
- the NOP14 gene encoding nucleolar protein 14 isoform X1 encodes MGKAKKVGARRKTSGAPAGARGGPAKANSNPFEVKVNRQKFQILGRKTRHDVGLPGVSRARALRKRTQTLLKEYKERDKSNVFRDKRFGEYNSSMSPEEKMMKRFALEQQRHHEKKSIYNLNEDEELTHYGQSLADIEKHNDIVDSDSDAEDRGALSAELTAAHFGGGGGLLHKKTQQEDEEQGKAKSRKELIEELIAKSKQEKRERQAQREDALELTEKLDQDWKEIQTLLSHKTPKSENRDKKEKPKPDAYDMMVRELGFEMKAQPSNRMKTEAELAKEEQERLKKLEAERLRRMLGKDEDENVKKPKHISADDLNDGFVLDKDDRRLLSYKDGKMNVEEDGQEEQSKEASDPESNEEEGDSSGREDTEESDSPDSHSDLESNVESEEENEKPAKEQRQTPGRGPTSGKGRAGKAAGDELPYTFAAPESYEELRSLLLGRSMEEQLLVVERIQKCNHPSLAEGNKAKLEKLFGFLLEYVGDLATDDPPDLRVIDKLVVHLYNLCQMFPESASDAVKFVLRDAMHEMEEMIETKGRATLPGLDVLIYLKITRLLFPTSDFWHPVVTPALVCLSQLLTKCPVLSLQDVVKGLFVCCLFLEYVALSQRFIPELINFLLGILYIATPNKASQGSTLVHPFRALGKNSELLVVSDREDVATWQQSSLSLRWASGLRAPTSTEANHIRLSCLAVGLALLKRCVLMYGSLPSFHAIMGPLRALLTDHLADCSHPQELQELCQSTLTEMESQKQLCRPLTCEKSKPVPLKLFTPRLVKVLEFGRKQGSSKEEQERKRLIHKHKREFKGAVREIRKDNQFLARMQLSEIMERDAERKRKVKQLFNSLATQEGEWKALKRKKFKK; translated from the exons ATGGGAAAGGCCAAGAAGGTCGGGGCGCGAAGGAAGACCTCTGGGGCGCCGGCGGGAGCGCGAGGGGGCCCGGCGAAGGCCAACTCCAATCCATTCGAGGTGAAAGTCAACAGGCAGAAGTTCCAGATCCTGGGCCGGAAGACGCGCCACGACGTGGGGCTGCCCGGGGTGTCTCGCGCGCGGGCCCTCAGGAAG CGTACACAGACTCTACTAAAGGAGTACAAAGAAAGGGATAAGTCCAATGTCTTCAGAGATAAACGCTTCGGAGAATACAACAGCAGCATGAGCCCCGAGGAGAAGATGATGAAGAGGTTTGCTCTGGAACAGCAG cGACATCATGAGAAAAAAAGCATCTACAATCTAAATGAAGATGAAGAATTGACTCATTATGGCCAGTCTTTGGCAGACATCGAGAAGCATAATGACATTGTGGACAGTGACAGTGATGCTGAGGATCGAGGAGCGTTGTCTG CTGAGCTGACCGCTGCCCACTTCGGAGGCGGCGGCGGGCTCCTGCACAAGAAGACTCAACAGGAAGACGAGGAGCAGGGGAAAGCCAAGTCCCGGAAGGAGCTGATTGAAGAGCTCATTGCCAAGTCTAAACAAGAGAAG AGGGAGAGACAAGCTCAACGAGAAGATGCCCTCGAGCTCACAGAGAAGCTAGACCAAGACTGGAAAGAAATTCAGACTCTCCTGTCCCACAAAACTCCCAAGTCAGAGAAcagagataaaaaggagaaacCCAAG CCCGATGCATATGACATGATGGTTCGTGAACTTGGCTTTGAAATGAAGGCACAGCCCTCTAACCGGATGAAGACGGAGGCGGAATTGGCAAAGGAAGAGCAGGAGCGCCTCAAGAAGCTGGAG GCTGAGAGGCTTCGAAGAATGCTTGGAAAGGATGAGGATGAAAATGTGAAGAAACCAAAACATATATCAGCAGATGATCTGAATGATGGCTTCGTGCTAGATAAAGATGACAGGCGTTTGCTTTCCTACAAA GATGGAAAGATGAATGTCGAGGAAGATGGCCAGGAAGAGcaaagcaaggaagccagtgacCCTGAGAGCAACGAGGAAGAAGGTGACAGTTCAGGCAGGGAGGACACAGAGGAGAGTGATAGTCCAGATAGCCACTCGGACCTGGAATCCAACGTAGAGAGCGAGGAAGAAAACGAGAAACCAGCAAAAGAGCAGCGGCAGACTCCTGGGAGAGGGCCGACGAGCGGCAAGGGAAGAGCTGGAAAAGCTGCCGGAGACGAGCTGCCCTACACGTTCGCAG cCCCTGAATCCTATGAGGAACTGAGATCTCTATTGTTAGGAAGATCGATGGAAGAGCAGCTTTTGGTGGTGGAGAGAATTCAGAAGTGCAACCACCCGAGTCTCGCAGaaggaaacaaagcaaaattagAA AAACTGTTTGGCTTTCTTTTGGAGTACGTTGGCGATTTAGCTACAGATGACCCACCAGACCTCAGAGTAATTGATAAATTGGTTGT GCACTTATATAATCTTTGCCAGATGTTTCCTGAATCTGCAAGTGACGCTGTCAAATTTGTTCTCCGAGATGCCATGCATGAGATGGAAGAAATGATTGAGACCAAAGGCCGGGCAACATTGCCAGGGTTGGACGTG ctcatttatttgaaaatcactagGTTGCTGTTTCCAACTTCCGACTTCTGGCACCCGGTGGTGACTCCTGCCCTCGTGTGCCTGAGTCAGCTGCTCACCAAG TGCCCTGTCCTGTCCCTCCAGGACGTGGTGAAGGGCCTGTTCGTGTGCTGCCTGTTCCTGGAGTATGTGGCTTTGTCCCAGAGGTTTATACCTGAgcttattaattttcttcttgggATTCTTTACATAGCAACTCCAAACAAAGCAAGCCAAG GTTCCACTCTGGTGCACCCTTTCAGAGCACTTGGGAAGAACTCGGAACTGCTTGTGGTGTCTGATAGAGAGGATGTGGCCACGTGGCAGCAGAGCAGCCTCTCCCTCCGCTGGGCGAGTGGACTGAGGGCCCCGACTTCAACAGAGGCCAATCACATCCG GCTGTCCTGCCTGGCTGTGGGCCTGGCCCTGCTGAAGCGCTGTGTGCTCATGTACGGGTCCCTGCCATCCTTCCACGCCATCATGGGGCCTCTCCGAGCCCTCCTCACAGATCACCTGGCGGACTGCAGCCACCCCCAAGAGCTCCAG GAGCTGTGTCAGAGCACACTGACCGAAATGGAAAGCCAGAAGCAGCTCTGCCGGCCGCTGACCTGTGAGAAGAGCAAGCCTGTCCCACTGAAGCTGTTCACGCCCCGGCTGGTCAAAGT CCTCGAGTTTGGAAGAAAACAAGGCAGTAGTAAGGAGGAACAGGAAAGGAAGAGGCTGATCCACAAACACAAGCGTGAATTTAAAGGGGCTGTTCGAGAAATCCGCAAGGACAATCAGTTCTTGGCGAGGATGCAACTCTCAGAAATAATGGAACG ggATGCAGAAAGAAAACGGAAAGTAAAGCAGCTTTTTAACAGCCTGGCTACACAAGAAGGCGAATGGAAGGCTCTGAAGaggaaaaagttcaaaaaataa